One window of Hymenobacter sp. BRD128 genomic DNA carries:
- a CDS encoding family 43 glycosylhydrolase — protein sequence MRLFLFLFLLPALALGQAPTPPRPTYCNPLDLDYGYTPFPEFSTAGRHRATADPVITLFQGKYYLFSTNQRGYWWSNDLAGWHFLERTFLKPENKVLDDLCAPAVVALHDTLLVIGSSHNPNFALWMSTNPQANQWTKAVENFPVAAWDPDLFLDTDGKLYLYWGSSNEFPLYGQQISRKTFQPIGQPQAMFKLDDTRFGWQRFGEYLDNTFLGPFMEGAWMTKYQGKYYLQYGAPGTEFSGYADGVQVSDHPLGPWTPQPHNPFSYKPGGFIRGAGHGNTFQDKWGNWWHTSTMVINVKNNFERRLGLWPAGFDAQGTLYTTTAWGDYPHYLPTGPADHQQGQFTGWMLLNYGRPVQASSTLGGHVPNLAVDESIKTYWSAATASPGEYFQTDLGSVCTVRAVQINYADQDVNPQFLGRQAGLYHQYKLYHSLDGKTWQLLVDKSRNKTDVPHDYLALKTPLRTRYLKLENVHMPTGKFALSGLRVFGLGSGARPAAVQDFVVLRTAADKRSAWLRWAPVDGAYAYNIYTGLAPDKLYSCLMVHEANEYYFKGMDKDLPYYFTIEAINENGVSARTPVSKAE from the coding sequence ATGCGCCTTTTCCTGTTCCTATTCCTGCTGCCCGCGTTGGCACTAGGTCAAGCCCCTACTCCCCCACGCCCCACCTACTGCAACCCGCTCGACCTGGACTACGGCTACACGCCGTTTCCGGAGTTTTCGACGGCCGGGCGGCACCGGGCCACGGCCGACCCGGTTATCACGCTTTTCCAAGGGAAGTACTATTTATTTTCTACCAACCAGCGCGGTTACTGGTGGAGCAACGACCTGGCCGGCTGGCATTTTTTGGAGCGCACGTTTTTGAAGCCGGAGAATAAGGTATTAGATGATTTGTGCGCGCCGGCCGTGGTGGCGCTGCACGATACCCTGCTGGTTATTGGCTCCAGCCACAACCCCAATTTTGCGCTCTGGATGAGCACTAATCCGCAGGCTAACCAGTGGACGAAAGCGGTCGAAAATTTCCCCGTTGCAGCCTGGGATCCCGATTTATTTCTCGATACCGATGGCAAGCTCTACCTCTACTGGGGCAGCTCGAACGAGTTTCCGCTCTACGGTCAACAAATCAGCCGCAAGACGTTTCAGCCCATCGGGCAGCCGCAGGCCATGTTCAAGCTCGACGATACGCGCTTTGGCTGGCAGCGCTTCGGCGAGTACCTGGACAATACCTTTCTGGGTCCGTTTATGGAAGGCGCCTGGATGACCAAATACCAGGGAAAATACTATCTGCAATACGGGGCGCCGGGCACCGAATTCAGTGGCTACGCCGATGGCGTGCAGGTGAGCGACCACCCGCTGGGACCGTGGACGCCGCAGCCGCACAATCCATTTTCCTACAAGCCGGGCGGCTTCATCCGGGGCGCGGGGCACGGCAATACGTTTCAGGACAAGTGGGGCAACTGGTGGCACACGTCCACGATGGTCATCAACGTAAAAAATAACTTTGAGCGGCGGCTAGGCCTGTGGCCGGCGGGCTTTGATGCCCAGGGCACGCTCTACACCACCACGGCCTGGGGCGACTACCCGCACTACCTGCCCACCGGCCCGGCCGACCACCAGCAGGGTCAGTTTACGGGCTGGATGCTGCTCAATTACGGCCGGCCGGTGCAGGCGTCGAGCACGCTCGGCGGCCACGTGCCTAATCTGGCCGTGGATGAAAGCATCAAGACTTACTGGAGCGCTGCCACGGCTAGCCCCGGCGAGTATTTCCAGACCGACCTGGGCAGCGTATGCACCGTGCGCGCCGTGCAAATCAACTACGCCGACCAGGACGTGAACCCGCAGTTTCTGGGCCGGCAGGCGGGCCTGTATCATCAATACAAACTCTATCACTCGCTCGACGGCAAAACCTGGCAGCTGCTCGTGGATAAAAGCCGTAATAAAACCGACGTGCCGCACGACTACCTAGCCCTGAAAACGCCCTTGCGCACGCGCTACCTCAAGCTCGAAAACGTGCACATGCCCACCGGCAAGTTTGCCCTGAGCGGGCTGCGGGTGTTTGGGCTGGGCAGCGGCGCCCGGCCGGCGGCCGTACAGGATTTTGTGGTGCTGCGCACGGCCGCCGACAAGCGCAGTGCTTGGCTGCGCTGGGCGCCGGTTGATGGCGCCTACGCCTACAACATCTACACCGGGCTAGCCCCCGACAAGCTGTATAGCTGCCTTATGGTGCACGAGGCGAATGAGTATTATTTCAAAGGCATGGATAAGGACCTGCCGTATTATTTTACCATTGAGGCCATTAATGAAAATGGCGTATCGGCCCGCACTCCGGTGAGCAAGGCAGAATAA
- the bglX gene encoding beta-glucosidase BglX, giving the protein MRHRKSLFQAALLLALGLAAPRAQAQVKAKAKAKTTSPTAAATADNMQQFVASLMQKMTLEEKIGQLNLVSVGFDVTGPVVSKDVDANIKKGLVGGVLNTYTPVAARKLQELAIKESRLHIPLILGYDVIHGHRTIFPIPLGLAASWDLDAMERSARIAAEESSADGINWVYSPMVDIARDPRWGRVAEGAGEDPYLGSRIAEAMVHGYQGPTNDMTRPENVMACLKHFALYGAAEAGRDYNTTDMSRQRMYNEYLPPYKAAVAAGVGSVMSSFNEINGIPASANKWLLTDLLRNQWGFTGFVATDYTAINEMEAHGMGDEKKVSELALKAGVDMDMVGEVFLKQLATNLKDGTVSQADIDQACRRVLEAKYRLGLFQDPYRGVTEARAKATLMKPAFLADARDITRRTLVLLKNDNQTLPLKNTVNIAVVGPLADRARDMIGNWSGAGDGKQAISILQGIKNVGGAGVRVTYAQGCNVTDDDQIIKRLNEHGGELKLDPRPAEATIAEAVQAAQGADVVVAVVGESQGMTGEAASRADIGLPGRQLDLLKALKATGKRLVIVLVNGRPLTLPWESQNADAILETWFGGTQAGNAVADVLFGAYNPSGKLTMTFPRSVGQVPIYYNHKNTGRPYAGVLLDKYKSRYLDVPNDPLYPFGYGLSYSTFTYSKPTVSQASIRPGQGLDVAVTVQNTGSYDGAEVAQLYLRDMVGSSTRPVQELKGFQKIILKKGESRQLTFHLSADDLKFYNDDLKFVAEPGEFQVMVGGNSRDVQMASFTLAQ; this is encoded by the coding sequence ATGAGACACCGCAAATCGCTCTTTCAGGCCGCCTTGCTGCTGGCTTTGGGCCTGGCCGCCCCGCGCGCGCAGGCCCAGGTCAAGGCTAAAGCCAAGGCAAAAACTACTTCCCCGACCGCAGCCGCCACGGCCGACAACATGCAGCAGTTCGTGGCCAGCCTGATGCAGAAAATGACGCTCGAAGAAAAAATCGGCCAGCTTAACCTCGTGTCAGTAGGCTTCGACGTGACCGGGCCGGTGGTGAGCAAGGATGTGGACGCCAACATCAAAAAAGGTCTGGTGGGCGGCGTGCTCAATACCTACACGCCGGTGGCGGCCCGCAAGCTGCAAGAGCTGGCCATTAAAGAATCGCGGCTGCACATTCCGCTCATTCTGGGCTACGACGTTATTCACGGGCACCGCACCATTTTCCCGATTCCACTAGGGCTAGCCGCCAGCTGGGACCTCGACGCAATGGAGCGCAGCGCCCGCATCGCGGCCGAAGAATCGTCGGCCGACGGCATCAACTGGGTGTATTCGCCGATGGTGGACATTGCCCGCGACCCGCGCTGGGGCCGCGTGGCCGAGGGTGCCGGCGAAGACCCCTACCTGGGCTCGCGCATTGCCGAGGCCATGGTGCACGGCTACCAAGGGCCCACCAATGACATGACCCGGCCCGAAAACGTGATGGCCTGCCTCAAGCACTTCGCCCTCTACGGCGCGGCCGAGGCCGGGCGCGACTACAACACTACCGACATGAGCCGCCAGCGCATGTACAACGAGTACCTGCCGCCCTACAAAGCGGCGGTGGCGGCCGGCGTAGGCTCGGTGATGTCGTCGTTTAATGAGATAAACGGTATTCCGGCCTCGGCCAATAAGTGGCTGCTGACCGACCTGCTGCGCAACCAGTGGGGCTTCACGGGCTTCGTGGCGACCGACTATACGGCAATCAACGAGATGGAAGCCCACGGCATGGGCGACGAGAAAAAAGTGTCGGAGCTGGCCCTCAAAGCCGGTGTAGACATGGATATGGTGGGCGAGGTTTTCCTCAAGCAGCTCGCCACCAACCTCAAGGACGGCACCGTGAGCCAGGCCGACATCGACCAGGCTTGCCGCCGCGTGCTCGAAGCCAAGTACCGGCTAGGCCTCTTCCAAGACCCCTACCGCGGCGTGACCGAGGCCCGCGCCAAGGCTACCCTGATGAAGCCCGCCTTCCTGGCCGATGCCCGCGACATCACGCGCCGCACGCTGGTGCTGCTCAAGAATGACAACCAGACGCTGCCGCTGAAGAACACGGTGAATATTGCGGTAGTCGGCCCCCTGGCCGACCGCGCCCGCGACATGATTGGCAACTGGAGCGGCGCCGGCGATGGCAAGCAGGCCATTTCCATCTTGCAGGGAATCAAGAACGTGGGCGGGGCCGGCGTGCGCGTAACCTACGCTCAGGGCTGCAACGTGACCGACGACGACCAGATAATTAAGCGCCTCAACGAGCACGGTGGCGAGTTGAAGCTGGACCCGCGCCCGGCCGAAGCTACTATTGCCGAGGCCGTGCAGGCTGCCCAGGGCGCCGACGTGGTAGTGGCCGTGGTGGGCGAAAGCCAGGGCATGACCGGCGAAGCCGCCAGCCGCGCCGACATCGGCCTGCCCGGCCGCCAGCTCGACCTGCTCAAAGCGCTGAAAGCCACCGGCAAGCGCCTCGTGATTGTGCTCGTGAATGGCCGCCCGCTCACGCTGCCCTGGGAAAGCCAGAATGCCGACGCTATTCTCGAAACGTGGTTTGGCGGTACGCAGGCCGGCAACGCGGTGGCCGACGTGCTTTTTGGCGCCTACAACCCATCGGGCAAGCTTACCATGACGTTTCCGCGGTCGGTGGGCCAGGTGCCGATTTATTACAACCATAAAAACACCGGCCGCCCCTACGCCGGCGTGCTGCTCGACAAGTACAAGTCGCGCTACCTCGACGTGCCCAACGACCCACTTTATCCGTTCGGCTACGGCTTGAGCTACAGCACGTTTACATACTCCAAGCCCACGGTTAGCCAAGCCAGCATTCGCCCCGGCCAGGGCCTCGACGTGGCCGTGACCGTGCAGAACACTGGTAGCTACGATGGCGCCGAAGTGGCCCAGCTGTACCTGCGCGATATGGTAGGTAGCAGCACCCGCCCGGTGCAGGAGTTGAAGGGCTTTCAGAAGATTATCCTGAAAAAAGGTGAGAGCCGCCAGCTCACTTTCCACCTCTCGGCCGACGACCTGAAATTTTACAACGACGACCTCAAATTCGTGGCCGAGCCCGGCGAGTTTCAGGTGATGGTGGGCGGCAACTCGCGCGATGTGCAGATGGCTAGCTTCACGCTGGCGCAATAG
- a CDS encoding cupin domain-containing protein → MRPTSVRTLAPQAGTDISVVGDTYRIVVSGAQTEGTYAIIDMLVPPGGGPGPHAHAQIQEAFYVIDGEVVVRSETQTYTAKKGAFVDIPKGGAIHSFTNESQAVAFGQFLPKQEPGPE, encoded by the coding sequence ATGCGTCCTACTTCTGTCAGAACCCTTGCCCCGCAGGCGGGCACCGATATTTCAGTGGTCGGCGACACGTATCGCATTGTCGTATCGGGCGCGCAAACCGAGGGCACCTACGCCATTATCGACATGCTGGTGCCGCCCGGCGGGGGGCCGGGGCCGCACGCCCACGCCCAGATTCAGGAGGCATTTTACGTCATCGACGGCGAGGTGGTAGTGCGCTCCGAAACCCAGACCTATACTGCCAAAAAAGGTGCTTTCGTGGATATTCCCAAAGGTGGTGCCATTCACAGCTTTACGAATGAGAGCCAGGCGGTAGCTTTTGGCCAGTTTTTACCTAAGCAGGAGCCCGGCCCCGAGTAA
- a CDS encoding prolyl oligopeptidase family serine peptidase, producing the protein MNKLLPLLLLLAVPAMAQETNYHEPPAAIRDLLLAPPTPRVSLSGDGSVLAILSVQDFPTIAELSQPELRLAGLRLNPRTNGPSRVSYAVGMQFKKLPSGAEAPVQGLPAQARISNPSWSPDNKYLAFALTTPAAEGSAGRVELWVADVATNTARRLLATPLNDVFGNVFEWVSDSQTLLAKVVPAGRGAAPAADATPTGPAVQETEGGKKSGARTYQDLLKNPADERIFDYYATAQLVRVKLADGSAQPLGQPGVLRAASPSPDGRYVLLRTAHRPYSYTLPISSFPQRIDVLDLASGAVVKNIADLPLADNVPTNFDAVPTGPRDHGWRTDAPATLSYAEAQDGGDPKVKTAVRDKVFLLAAPFTSPQELAALPLRYAGLTWGTDHLALVDGYRWADRHETTWQLDPSQPGQLLKVLFDGSSQDTYHNPGAPATRRNAQGRAVLRLAQGGQAIYLLGQGASPEGDRPFVDELNLATRKTARLWRSEAPYYEVPVAIFDGKKDKLELLTRREAADQAPNYYLRELSKKGQPLALTHFANPYAQFGGSFRKQVLHYKRADGVGLTANLYLPPNYKKTDGPLPTLMEAYPVEFKDKANAGQVSGSPYTFTRISWASPVYWVTQGYAVLENATVPIVGEGTAEPNDTYTEQLVSSAKAAIDEGQRLGVVDPSRVAVMGHSYGAFMTANLLAHSNLFKAGIARSGAYNRTLTPFGFQGEERTYWQAKGVYDAMSPFNFADKIKTPILLIHGEADNNSGTFPIQSERFYAALKGQGATARYVVLPAEAHGYAARENLLHMLWEMDSWLNKYVKAPAPPVAN; encoded by the coding sequence ATGAACAAACTCTTACCCCTGCTGCTCTTACTGGCAGTCCCGGCTATGGCCCAGGAAACCAATTACCACGAGCCGCCGGCCGCCATCCGCGACCTGCTGCTGGCGCCACCCACGCCCCGCGTCAGCCTGTCGGGCGATGGCAGCGTGCTCGCCATCCTGTCCGTGCAGGATTTCCCGACTATCGCCGAGCTTTCGCAGCCCGAGCTGCGGCTGGCCGGCCTGCGCCTCAATCCGCGCACCAACGGCCCTAGCCGCGTGAGCTACGCGGTAGGCATGCAATTTAAAAAACTGCCTAGCGGCGCTGAAGCGCCGGTGCAGGGGCTGCCGGCCCAGGCGCGCATCAGTAACCCGAGCTGGTCGCCCGATAACAAGTATCTGGCCTTCGCGCTTACCACGCCGGCCGCCGAGGGCAGTGCTGGCCGCGTCGAATTGTGGGTGGCCGACGTGGCTACTAATACTGCCCGCCGCCTATTGGCTACGCCACTCAATGACGTGTTTGGTAATGTTTTCGAGTGGGTATCGGACAGCCAGACGCTGCTGGCTAAGGTGGTGCCGGCCGGGCGCGGAGCCGCTCCGGCTGCCGATGCCACGCCCACCGGCCCGGCCGTGCAGGAAACGGAGGGCGGCAAAAAATCGGGTGCCCGCACCTACCAGGATTTGCTGAAAAACCCGGCCGACGAGCGCATTTTCGATTACTACGCCACCGCGCAGCTCGTGCGGGTGAAGCTAGCCGATGGCAGCGCCCAGCCGCTGGGCCAGCCGGGCGTGCTGCGCGCGGCCTCGCCCTCGCCCGATGGCCGCTACGTGCTGCTGCGCACGGCCCACCGGCCGTATTCGTATACGCTGCCCATCAGCAGCTTTCCGCAGCGTATCGACGTGCTCGACCTGGCTAGCGGCGCGGTCGTAAAAAACATTGCCGACCTGCCGCTGGCCGACAACGTGCCGACCAACTTCGACGCCGTGCCCACCGGCCCGCGCGACCACGGCTGGCGCACCGACGCGCCCGCCACCCTCAGCTACGCCGAGGCGCAGGACGGCGGCGACCCCAAGGTGAAAACGGCCGTGCGCGATAAGGTATTTCTGCTGGCTGCGCCCTTCACCAGTCCGCAGGAGCTGGCCGCGCTGCCGCTGCGCTACGCCGGCCTCACCTGGGGCACCGACCACCTGGCGCTGGTCGATGGCTACCGCTGGGCCGACCGCCACGAAACCACCTGGCAGCTCGACCCTAGCCAGCCCGGCCAGCTGCTAAAAGTGCTGTTTGATGGCTCGTCGCAGGATACGTACCACAACCCCGGCGCGCCCGCCACGCGCCGCAATGCCCAGGGCCGCGCCGTGCTGCGGCTAGCCCAGGGCGGGCAGGCCATCTACTTATTGGGCCAGGGCGCTTCGCCCGAGGGCGACCGGCCGTTTGTGGATGAGCTGAACCTGGCTACCAGGAAAACCGCCCGCCTGTGGCGCTCCGAGGCACCTTATTATGAAGTGCCGGTTGCCATTTTCGACGGCAAGAAAGACAAACTGGAATTACTGACCCGCCGCGAAGCCGCCGACCAGGCACCCAACTACTACCTGCGCGAGTTGAGTAAGAAAGGCCAGCCGCTGGCCCTCACGCACTTCGCCAACCCCTACGCTCAGTTCGGCGGTAGCTTCCGCAAGCAAGTATTGCATTACAAGCGCGCCGATGGGGTAGGCCTCACGGCTAACCTTTACCTGCCGCCGAATTACAAGAAAACCGATGGCCCGCTGCCCACGCTGATGGAAGCGTACCCCGTTGAGTTTAAAGACAAAGCCAATGCCGGGCAGGTTAGCGGCTCGCCCTATACCTTCACCCGCATTAGCTGGGCCTCGCCCGTGTACTGGGTCACGCAGGGCTACGCCGTGCTCGAAAATGCCACCGTGCCCATCGTGGGTGAGGGCACCGCCGAGCCCAACGATACTTATACCGAGCAGCTAGTGAGCAGCGCCAAGGCGGCCATCGACGAAGGCCAGCGGCTAGGGGTGGTGGACCCTAGCCGCGTGGCCGTGATGGGCCACAGCTACGGCGCCTTTATGACGGCTAACCTACTGGCACATTCCAATTTATTCAAGGCCGGCATTGCGCGCAGCGGCGCCTACAACCGCACCCTCACGCCCTTCGGCTTCCAGGGCGAGGAGCGCACCTACTGGCAGGCCAAGGGAGTCTACGATGCCATGTCGCCGTTTAACTTCGCCGATAAAATCAAGACGCCCATCCTGCTCATTCACGGCGAGGCCGACAATAACTCGGGTACGTTTCCCATTCAGAGCGAGCGCTTTTACGCCGCCCTCAAAGGCCAGGGTGCCACGGCCCGCTACGTGGTGCTGCCCGCCGAAGCCCACGGCTACGCCGCCCGTGAAAACCTACTACACATGCTCTGGGAAATGGATTCGTGGCTCAACAAGTACGTGAAAGCACCCGCGCCGCCAGTAGCAAATTAG
- a CDS encoding glucoamylase family protein: MPNLAPAQATRKPTAHPAAVAKFDPRQRPRHLSDEQLMDQVQRQTFRYFWDFGHPVSGMARERSNVAFDYGNEVVTTGGTGFGIMAIIVAAERGWITRPQAAARINKIVNFLWKADMYHGAFPHWLNGDTGHTIRFGIKDDGADIVETSFLYEGLLCARQYFTKDTPDEQNVRNKILWMWEGVEWNWFTQGQNVLYWHWSPNNGWSMNHQIHGWNECLITYVLAASSPRYGIEKQAYDQGWATGPEYVNGKTYYGTTLPLGSELGGPLFFTHYSFMGLDPHGLKDAHADYWQQNQAHTRINHDYCVANPKKQKGYGPNCWGLTASDSWQGYAAHSPTEDLGVISPTAALAALPYAPAESMLAMRHFYDDLGDKIWSEYGFVDGFSEQHDWVAKSHLAIDQGPIVVMMENQRSGLLWKLFMSAPEVQRGLKKLGFESPYLKN, encoded by the coding sequence TTGCCTAATTTGGCCCCGGCTCAGGCTACCCGCAAGCCCACGGCACACCCGGCCGCCGTGGCCAAATTCGACCCGCGCCAGCGCCCGCGCCACCTCTCCGATGAGCAGCTCATGGACCAGGTGCAGCGTCAGACTTTCCGCTACTTCTGGGATTTTGGGCACCCCGTGTCGGGCATGGCCCGCGAGCGCAGCAACGTGGCCTTCGACTATGGCAACGAGGTGGTGACAACCGGCGGCACGGGCTTCGGCATCATGGCTATTATCGTGGCCGCCGAGCGCGGCTGGATAACCCGCCCGCAGGCAGCGGCGCGCATCAATAAAATCGTCAACTTCCTGTGGAAGGCCGATATGTACCACGGCGCGTTTCCGCACTGGCTCAATGGCGATACGGGCCATACTATTCGCTTCGGCATCAAGGATGACGGCGCTGATATTGTCGAGACTTCCTTTCTTTACGAAGGCCTGCTGTGCGCCCGGCAATATTTCACTAAAGACACGCCTGACGAGCAAAACGTGCGCAATAAAATTCTCTGGATGTGGGAGGGTGTGGAGTGGAACTGGTTTACGCAGGGCCAGAATGTGCTGTACTGGCACTGGAGCCCCAACAACGGCTGGAGTATGAACCACCAGATTCACGGCTGGAACGAGTGCCTTATTACCTACGTGTTAGCTGCCTCATCGCCGCGCTACGGCATTGAAAAGCAAGCGTATGACCAGGGCTGGGCCACTGGCCCCGAGTACGTGAACGGCAAGACTTACTACGGCACTACCCTGCCGCTAGGTTCCGAGCTGGGCGGGCCGCTGTTTTTCACGCACTACTCGTTTATGGGCCTCGACCCGCACGGCCTCAAGGACGCGCACGCCGACTACTGGCAGCAAAACCAGGCGCACACGCGCATCAACCACGACTACTGCGTGGCTAACCCCAAGAAGCAGAAAGGCTACGGCCCCAACTGCTGGGGCCTCACGGCCTCCGACAGTTGGCAGGGCTACGCGGCCCATTCACCCACCGAAGACCTGGGCGTGATTTCGCCCACGGCGGCCCTGGCGGCCCTGCCCTACGCGCCGGCCGAGTCGATGCTAGCCATGCGCCACTTCTACGACGACCTGGGCGACAAAATATGGAGCGAATACGGCTTCGTGGATGGCTTCAGCGAGCAGCACGACTGGGTGGCCAAGTCGCACCTGGCCATCGACCAGGGACCGATAGTAGTAATGATGGAAAACCAGCGCTCGGGCCTGCTGTGGAAGCTGTTTATGAGCGCGCCGGAGGTGCAGCGCGGGCTGAAAAAGCTGGGATTTGAGAGCCCGTATCTGAAGAATTAG
- the nuoL gene encoding NADH-quinone oxidoreductase subunit L gives MQETVLPGATAPFSTLLYVLIPGLPFLGFLLNGLLNKRLSGTVAGALGTLTVLGSFLLSVFLFVNFKYQYTVNLFDWISVGSLQIPFSYQIDQLSLLMLLLITGVGTLIHIYSIGYMHHDENVGKFFSFLNLFVFSMLILVLGANFVILFIGWEGVGLCSYLLIGFWNKNTSYNNAAKKAFIINRVGDLGFLLGIFLMYLTFNSVQYAEVFQKASLGQFGPYTVSVVTVITLLLFVGAMGKSAQLPLYTWLPDAMAGPTPVSALIHAATMVTAGIYLVLRSNVLFTLAPQTLEVVGIIGLATALFAATIGLAQNDIKKVLAYSTVSQLGYMFLALGVMGYTSSFFHVLTHAFFKALLFLGAGSVIHAMSNEQDMRRMGGLRKALPITFLTMLIGCLAISGIPPFAGFFSKDEILSHVYEHSKVMWAIGVFTSFLTAFYMFRLLFLTFFGEFRGTEEQHHHLHESPASMTLPLIVLAVLSAVGGFMGAPMFVGKHYLADYLAPIFTYSKQLLPAAFTTEPEHSTELMLMGISVLVAVVGIVLAYVQYVARAQRPAEDDAPRSAPENLVYHKYYVDELYDNLIVKPVMALSTGLYKFVENGIIDPIANGVGRVTLAGGQLLRNVQTGSVETYLILMVIGIVLILGLNFGRL, from the coding sequence ATGCAAGAAACTGTTCTCCCCGGTGCTACGGCACCTTTTTCGACCCTGCTCTACGTCCTCATTCCGGGGCTGCCTTTTCTAGGTTTTTTGCTTAATGGCTTGCTGAACAAGCGGTTGTCGGGTACGGTGGCCGGTGCGCTGGGCACGCTCACCGTGCTCGGGTCATTTCTGCTGTCGGTATTCCTGTTTGTTAATTTCAAGTACCAGTACACCGTTAATCTATTCGACTGGATTTCAGTAGGCTCGTTGCAAATCCCGTTCAGCTACCAGATTGACCAGCTGAGCCTGCTCATGCTGCTGCTGATTACGGGCGTGGGCACCCTCATCCACATCTACAGCATCGGCTACATGCACCACGACGAGAACGTGGGGAAGTTCTTTAGCTTCCTCAACCTGTTCGTGTTCAGCATGTTGATTCTCGTGCTGGGGGCCAATTTCGTCATTCTCTTCATTGGCTGGGAAGGCGTAGGGCTGTGCTCGTACCTGCTCATCGGCTTCTGGAACAAGAATACCAGCTACAACAACGCCGCCAAAAAGGCCTTCATCATCAACCGCGTGGGTGACCTAGGCTTCCTGCTCGGCATCTTCCTGATGTATTTAACCTTCAACTCGGTGCAGTACGCCGAAGTGTTTCAGAAGGCTAGCCTGGGCCAGTTTGGCCCGTATACGGTGAGCGTGGTGACGGTTATCACCCTACTCCTTTTCGTGGGCGCGATGGGTAAGTCGGCCCAATTGCCGCTCTACACCTGGCTGCCCGACGCTATGGCCGGCCCCACGCCGGTTTCGGCGCTCATTCACGCCGCGACGATGGTAACGGCCGGTATCTACCTCGTGCTGCGCTCCAACGTGCTCTTCACGCTAGCCCCGCAAACGCTCGAAGTAGTCGGTATCATCGGCCTGGCCACGGCGCTGTTTGCGGCTACTATCGGCCTGGCGCAGAACGACATCAAGAAAGTGCTGGCGTACTCCACGGTGTCGCAGCTTGGGTACATGTTCCTGGCGCTGGGCGTGATGGGCTACACTTCGTCGTTCTTCCACGTACTCACGCACGCTTTCTTCAAGGCGCTACTATTCCTGGGCGCTGGCTCGGTCATTCACGCTATGAGCAACGAGCAGGACATGCGCCGCATGGGTGGTCTACGTAAAGCCTTACCCATTACGTTTTTGACGATGCTCATCGGCTGCCTGGCTATTTCGGGTATTCCGCCATTCGCCGGTTTCTTCTCGAAAGATGAGATTCTGAGCCACGTGTACGAGCACAGCAAGGTAATGTGGGCCATCGGCGTTTTCACCTCGTTTCTGACGGCTTTCTATATGTTCCGTTTGCTGTTCCTAACCTTCTTCGGCGAGTTTCGGGGCACTGAGGAGCAGCACCACCACCTGCACGAGTCGCCGGCTAGCATGACGCTGCCGCTGATTGTGCTGGCCGTGCTTTCGGCCGTAGGCGGCTTCATGGGCGCGCCGATGTTCGTGGGCAAGCACTACCTGGCCGACTACCTGGCCCCGATTTTCACTTACTCGAAGCAGCTTCTGCCCGCTGCCTTCACCACCGAGCCCGAGCACAGCACCGAGCTGATGCTGATGGGTATCTCAGTACTGGTGGCCGTGGTGGGCATCGTGCTGGCCTACGTGCAGTACGTGGCCCGCGCCCAGCGCCCTGCCGAAGACGACGCCCCACGCTCGGCTCCCGAAAACTTGGTTTACCACAAATACTACGTGGATGAACTCTACGATAACCTCATCGTGAAGCCCGTAATGGCACTTTCGACGGGCCTCTACAAGTTTGTTGAGAATGGCATTATCGACCCTATCGCCAACGGCGTGGGCCGCGTGACCCTGGCTGGCGGCCAGCTGCTGCGCAACGTGCAAACCGGCTCGGTCGAAACCTACCTTATCCTGATGGTAATCGGCATTGTCTTAATTCTAGGGCTAAATTTCGGACGTTTGTAG